A region of the Terriglobales bacterium genome:
CGGTTGCACGCGGAGATGATCGCAACAACTCGAGAGCAGACGTGCCTGCGGTGGGGCCTCTCTGCGTAACCAATTGCGGAAGCGGACTACCGATTAGCAACATCCTCAACACTGACGGCTTCAATATTCCCAAGCCTCCACCGCCGACTCGTCCTCTTCACGTCTCAGAAATGCAGCTTGGGACACTAGTCCGGAAAGTTCTGCCGGAGTATCCGATGATTGCCAAGCAGATACATCAACAGGGTGCGGTGGTGCTCATGGCCACAATTGGGAAAAACGGTCGAGTAGAACACGTGCAGCCGATCAGTGGTCCGCCACTCCTCATAGGTCCAGCGCAGCGAGCAGTTGAGCAGTGGCAGTATCGCCCTTACATCTTGAATCACGAGCCGGTCGAAGTACAGACGCAGATCACGGTGAACTTCGTTCTCAATTAGGGAATCGGTTTTGAAAAAATCGACGCGCGCTCGCCCACACCCGGAGAGAAAAGTCTCGATTTAGTGATTCGATTTTTCAAATCACCAAATCACGAAATCGCGAAATCACGAAATGATCAAATCGTCCCCGTTCTCATTCTTTGGCTGATTCCCTCATTACGCCGGTAATCTATGTCCCCAATCTGAACTGACGTACTTTCAACGGTACTGACGGTCACTGCGGCTTCTTGGCTCGATCTCGCCCGCGTGCCTCTCAAATCTTCACTGCTTCTCTAAAGGGCTAAACTGTGCGAAACAAATTTGGTGTGGCGTTGCTCGTTGCGAGCTTCGCGATGTGCTCAGGCGCGTTTGCGTCGAGCGATTCCGGCCAGCCTGCTCCCGACTCGAACAGCGCCTCGACCGCTGCGGCGTCACAGAGACCGGAAGGTCCCAGCTTAAGTCATCGTCCGGGCATCGGATTCAAGATGTCCCTACTCGGATTCGGTGCTGATTTCGCTGTGCCGGTTACGCAGCGCTCGAACGTGCGCTTTGGGTTCTCAGCATTCAATTACAGCCGCGGTTTCGATAAGGACGGCGTGAGCTACTCGGGCAAGCTCGGACTCAACTCCGTGCAGGCTCTCTATGACATCTTTCCGTTTGGCG
Encoded here:
- a CDS encoding energy transducer TonB; translated protein: MFAESLLESSPHIGHRAGWAKLTSLLLQCMGIALILATPLFHIERLQVLPPPPSIRLMSVQQPIVTTNTTSLSRGDSSPASYTILQPTSIPRTVARGDDRNNSRADVPAVGPLCVTNCGSGLPISNILNTDGFNIPKPPPPTRPLHVSEMQLGTLVRKVLPEYPMIAKQIHQQGAVVLMATIGKNGRVEHVQPISGPPLLIGPAQRAVEQWQYRPYILNHEPVEVQTQITVNFVLN